A genomic region of Streptomyces sp. NBC_00237 contains the following coding sequences:
- a CDS encoding aspartate-semialdehyde dehydrogenase, giving the protein MTHKPTLAVVGATGAVGRVMLQILSQHADVWGEIRLVASPRSAGLKLAVRGEECEVHRLSEEALEGVDVAVFDVPDEVAAQWAPVAVAKGAVVVDNSAAFRQDADVPLVVPEVNPHCVRLRPRGILATPNCTTLSMIVALGALHAEFGLTELVVSSYQAASGAGQRGIDTLRAQLSLLAAEPDAGTTPGGVRRAVGDDLGPFPAPLALNVVPWVGSPEAGGWSSEELKIREESRKILALPDLRVTATCVRVPVISTHSASVHARFQSEVTVERAEEILATAPGVVLFDDPAAGDFPTPADVVGTDPTWVGRVRRSMDDPQALELFVCGDNLRKGSALNTVQIAELVASELAAN; this is encoded by the coding sequence GTGACGCACAAGCCGACGCTCGCGGTCGTCGGGGCGACCGGGGCGGTCGGCCGGGTCATGCTCCAGATCCTGTCGCAGCACGCCGACGTCTGGGGCGAGATCCGACTCGTCGCCTCCCCGCGCTCGGCCGGCCTGAAGCTGGCCGTGCGCGGGGAGGAGTGCGAGGTCCACAGGCTCTCCGAGGAGGCACTCGAAGGCGTGGACGTCGCGGTCTTCGACGTACCCGACGAGGTGGCCGCGCAGTGGGCGCCGGTCGCCGTCGCCAAGGGTGCGGTGGTGGTGGACAACTCCGCCGCGTTCCGCCAGGACGCGGACGTTCCGCTGGTCGTCCCCGAGGTGAACCCGCACTGCGTACGGCTCCGGCCGCGCGGCATCCTCGCCACCCCCAACTGCACGACCCTCTCGATGATCGTGGCGCTCGGCGCGCTGCACGCCGAGTTCGGGCTGACCGAGCTCGTCGTCTCCTCGTACCAGGCGGCCAGCGGTGCGGGCCAGCGCGGCATCGACACCCTGCGCGCCCAGCTCTCCCTCCTCGCCGCCGAACCCGACGCGGGCACCACCCCCGGCGGCGTACGGCGTGCGGTCGGTGACGACCTGGGCCCCTTCCCGGCCCCGCTCGCGCTCAACGTGGTGCCCTGGGTGGGCTCCCCGGAGGCGGGCGGCTGGTCGTCGGAGGAGCTGAAGATCCGCGAGGAGTCGCGGAAGATCCTGGCCCTGCCCGACCTCCGGGTCACGGCCACCTGCGTACGGGTCCCGGTCATCAGCACCCACTCCGCATCGGTGCACGCCCGCTTCCAGTCCGAGGTGACTGTGGAACGTGCCGAGGAGATCCTCGCCACCGCCCCCGGTGTGGTCCTCTTCGACGACCCGGCCGCGGGCGACTTCCCCACCCCCGCCGACGTGGTCGGGACCGACCCGACCTGGGTGGGCCGCGTCCGCCGCTCGATGGACGACCCGCAAGCGCTGGAACTCTTCGTGTGTGGCGACAATCTCCGCAAGGGATCTGCCCTGAATACGGTGCAGATCGCCGAATTGGTCGCCTCTGAACTCGCGGCGAACTGA